Proteins from one Plasmodium relictum strain SGS1 genome assembly, chromosome: 10 genomic window:
- the NPL4 gene encoding nuclear protein localization protein 4, putative, which yields MTEIIVRLKCEIGLYRLEIDKNKKLIDLKKKIEEILNVPSEKQQLYLDEKPNTLLNNDFATLSEYSIQNGSMILLKSEIKPNKKSNNNKNGGSTSNKEKDNFDYSEMRKKEETRKEIVSIGKDKDDKSDEKNGSKSNFKSFDYFLKLRGYNTTDLPLNLTYKSIYLTKGKFIKIPLSITLKHQEYRHVDHLELMNVEEIKDFVHYWCYNNNMIKQRGGWMYGYYKEDPHYNLGIRAVCECIYEPPQINENNQVKFLPDDFLESADLIAERLGLERIGWIFTHLPRKEYLTSNEVVQIAKLQLASMKKNTHYTNYSVSNFITCTISPDPLLNNEPVTNAFMISDLGMALIRDNLIEENQIDSSHIHLRNPNKNELLPQILESGKETNKFDTDWFIVRVNESAPKVVRSIFKNFHFPRENRVNLQTANDVKEYFRSKKLDRGNNGNFKCSDFHLILFVSKVLDIETALALCDATLNKKEIDPIMEEVLTSIKI from the coding sequence ATGACTGAAATAATTGTAAGGTTAAAGTGTGAAATTGGATTGTATCGCTTagaaatagataaaaataaaaaattaattgatttaaaaaagaaaatagaagaaattttaaatgtaCCATCTGAAAAACAGCAGTTGTATTTAGATGAAAAACCAAATACTctattaaataatgattttGCTACTTTATCAGAATACAGTATACAAAATGGGAGTATGATATTGTTAAAAAGTGAAATAAAgccaaataaaaaaagtaataataataaaaatggagGTAGTACGTCAAATAAGGAAAAAGATAACTTTGATTATAGTGAAATGAGAAAGAAAGAAGAAACAAGAAAAGAAATAGTTAGTATAGGAAAAGATAAAGATGATAAATCAGATGAGAAAAATGGATCAAAGTCtaattttaaatcatttgattattttttaaaattaaggGGATATAATACAACTGATTTACCATTAAATCTAACTTATAAATCAATTTATTTAACAAAaggaaaatttataaaaattccaTTAAGTATAACGTTAAAACATCAGGAGTATAGGCATGTTGATCATTTAGAATTAATGAATGTAGAAGAAATTAAGGACTTTGTTCATTATTGgtgttataataataatatgataAAACAAAGAGGTGGATGGATGTATGGGTATTATAAAGAAGATCCTCATTATAATTTAGGGATAAGAGCAGTATGTGAGTGCATATATGAACCACCtcaaataaatgaaaataatcaaGTTAAATTTTTACCTGATGATTTTTTAGAATCTGCTGATTTAATTGCTGAAAGACTAGGTTTAGAAAGAATAGGATGGATTTTTACTCATTTACCTagaaaagaatatttaaCATCAAATGAAGTAGTGCAGATAGCTAAGTTGCAATTAGCCagtatgaaaaaaaatacacatTATACTAACTATAGTGTATCTAATTTTATCACATGCACTATATCACCTGATCCTTTACTAAACAATGAACCTGTCACAAATGCATTTATGATTTCCGATTTGGGAATGGCTCTAATAAGAGACAATTTGATTGAAGAAAATCAAATTGATTCTTCTCATATACATTTAAGAAATcctaataaaaatgaattattacCACAAATTTTAGAAAGTGGTAaagaaacaaataaatttgaCACGGACTGGTTCATTGTTCGTGTAAATGAATCTGCACCTAAAGTTGTTAGatctatttttaaaaattttcatttccCTAGAGAAAATAGAGTTAACTTACAGACAGCTAATGATGTGAAAGAATATTTTCGTagtaaaaaattagataGAGGAAATAATGGAAACTTCAAATGTTCTGATTTCCATTTAATTTTGTTTGTTTCAAAAGTATTGGATATAGAGACAGCACTTGCTTTATGTGATGCAActctaaataaaaaagaaattgatCCCATAATGGAAGAAGTTCTCACTTCTATCAAAATTTGA
- the P38 gene encoding 6-cysteine protein has protein sequence MIQKKYIILLLSLSINIVLYLSKRHIGEITSEKNKVILTVRPGDTVEYICPYELNEDIKDGKDEDREYIDNGNFCFEYVVINKKVKELRDVVRGSYNIVKRKDDDIYKGEFTLPPVVLHNKTFECYCYMKSNDEVVKKILKVNIIHNPVRKIPGCDFNSGVRESYVITTFNINYEHTKICEIYPRGGDYIGLLCPINYVAKPDNCFDKVYKVKGNPDNDNDNEIEIFINNGVWEENKFEEVNISTLLKNDIITFGDDRYKYAQIPKVGEKVSFTCICESHNKKDNLMMNVHLNHIKSHPELNKQIHRSKVESSVTVNVKRDIIRERSSSFNVFFSLLYILFMFSFDFFLLA, from the coding sequence atgattcaaaaaaaatatataatattattgcTGTCTTTAAGCATAAATATtgtattatatttatcaaaaaGACATATAGGTGAAATAActtcagaaaaaaataaagttattttaacTGTTAGACCAGGTGATACTGTTGAATATATATGTCCGTATGAATTAAACGAAGACATTAAGGATGGTAAGGATGAAGATAGAGAATATATTGATAATGgtaatttttgttttgaaTATGTggttataaataaaaaagtgaaaGAATTAAGAGATGTGGTTAGAGGTTCATATAATATAGTGAAAAGAAAAGAtgatgatatatataaagggGAATTTACATTGCCACCAGTAGTTTTACATAATAAGACATTTGAATGTTATTGTTACATGAAATCAAATGATGAAgtagttaaaaaaatattaaaagtcAATATTATACATAATCCTGTTAGGAAAATACCTGGATGTGATTTTAACAGTGGGGTAAGAGAATCATATGTTATTACtacttttaatataaattatgaacACACTAAAATATGTGAAATTTATCCAAGAGGTGGTGATTATATTGGTTTACTGTGCCCCATAAATTATGTAGCCAAACCTGATAACTGTTTTGATAAAGTATATAAAGTTAAAGGTAATCCTGATAACgataatgataatgaaatagaaatatttattaataatggAGTATgggaagaaaataaatttgaaGAAGTTAACATTAGCacacttttaaaaaatgatatcaTTACATTTGGGGATGATAGATATAAATATGCTCAAATACCTAAAGTAGGAGAAAAGGTTTCTTTTACCTGCATATGTGAAtcacataataaaaaagataactTAATGATGAACGTTCACttaaatcatataaaaaGTCATCctgaattaaataaacaaattcaTCGTAGTAAGGTTGAGTCTTCTGTAACTGTTAATGTAAAAAGAGATATCATAAGAGAAAGATCATCTTCTTtcaatgtatttttttctcttttatatatacttttcatgttttcttttgatttttttttacttgcTTAA
- the SET9 gene encoding SET domain protein, putative, whose translation MFDIALFKDIENKSLEYNRFLHLDESKKVNYKEKEELLELAKELPKLYQRNENEVISKLITNYIERYPKSIEGYECFSKFYLKIKNYKSALNLIYAALYIDKENRILINLLKRCEENIISKACKIPIKYKNWICYPESRIYKEEKYNNDNNLINECLYSKNMHIIKHGQYYVALAKKNLLPGEIIFQTRPFILTQHVLSENFTYSTCYHCLRERNIANKSYSCPINPHTCPYIFCNWRCLINNVRIHKIECSILPIISAAAKESNLMYYTVLHIFRFLIKAKLDKEYKDKEYSILNEIFSVESYYNSVKQSQKEAFESFNTLANRIILEFPPSFYLHLKQTELVSLMLILWQYSPFIKYYSPSSIIQQANPETTFGLAYCPLLAKLHHSCVPTCSFYYDENGNLTIRSLCNIPEGGKLCISILSDQYLPLKIRKNFRGMPRVFGCGCIRCSDPTENNLHLRSMKCPRCILGYIYPIKTEALIEALKLYRFDKQKEKKKNKNIPLKNGKISNEETDSLKEIKMKNEKEKEIKNDKKKNKISSKEDTLSSCNTAIFNEKEKDILKKLEREIERWLCSNCGKLSFSGNKRCIKLENKAYLLYNEAEKNYINGNIILARKQLLLLYKEFCYILHPNHYIIFNTNVLLAGLLRHEPNKQLFDSLIYLRKAIVAAEEVLPVCSLEKIHLYLHLADYTYCCSNLYKIYNKGSGISPTFVIDPMYTAIWNSCVITGYNSTLTLVLIQRLRNFAVSLNMFTPYKDIEFHINKKEEFCDFYYKVTQRRNDSFKNIKKVIDENYFYPIYMASQCFDLDFEKNKHYVSILKSFRKIQYFGNGLTALCLAASCGNINLVKVLLKLNYSLFFKNELNMNALLYMASSFLPDEQINYHSNYYYTLLKEIELQNINFEDFEKDYYNSLNIFKTKKTTLLSKNGDNYIDSYNQKNYIEKTFHFDIVLDEEFIYGEKSKELDTNQATILIIFLRHLDELQIKKKKKYKMKMDMKKRNKFSKKKLIFKDNSYIDSTRNHLMGALNKSNSTRVLSQDNENEKNNHESINKDENLYKYKFNDNLHGNSLDGNSRHVNLGDINLINKNLINNLSSKNLSNSNLSDINLNDDKNYYDSDKDTYNSSFDSRNSEDILNNKINNYYAQKLLTKSVSHKLLGFNNSLHYACARGKRELVKQLIISGLSVMLLNDEGSTPLHMASFNGHNEIVKTLIKYNSDVNSITSHGETPLMLATYGLHYDVIKTLIENNAKIITKNNHSVTILHCLVYGLLRTHTIYYKNKSCKDDVSSLTIQGFSELNSSKYYTQGPAYLNINFLTEQIPIIEQLSHDFFLLPFKLLHRIKKAIIILKYLMSHCPIYLYEVKNSNGYNPFELLKATWRKLSEKRIEILSVSDLRISSFSEKQKNVIFQAWSLITSLINMILSILQPDRSVLTSIYKKFIHLDENIKHSSKELEQNDKNDKNEQTVKEKSNISKKAFLLKKSLAKIKPPIPKQN comes from the coding sequence atgtttgaTATAGCATTATTTAaagatatagaaaataaaagtttagAATACAATAGATTTCTTCATTTAGATGAAAGTAAAAAAGtgaattataaagaaaaagaagaattatTAGAATTAGCAAAAGAACTACCTAAATTGTATCaaagaaatgaaaatgaagtaATATCAAAATTAATAACTAATTATATTGAAAGATATCCAAAATCAATAGAAGGTTATGAGTGTTTTAGTAAattctatttaaaaataaaaaattataaatcagcattaaatttaatttatgcAGCATTATATattgataaagaaaatagaaTATTAATCAACTTATTAAAACGATGTGAAGAAAACATTATTTCAAAAGCATGTAAAATAccaataaaatataaaaattggaTATGTTATCCTGAAAGtagaatatataaagaagaaaaatataataacgataataatttaataaatgaatgTTTATATAGCAAGAATATGCATATTATTAAACATGGTCAATATTATGTGGCCTtagctaaaaaaaatttattaccAGGAGAAATTATATTTCAAACAAGGCCATTTATATTAACACAACATGTATTATCTGAAAATTTTACATATTCCACATGTTATCATTGTTTAAGAGAAAGGAATATTGCCAATAAAAGCTATTCATGCCCTATTAATCCACATACTTGtccatatattttttgcaaTTGGAGATGTCTAATTAATAATGTAAGAATTCATAAAATAGAATGTAGTATTTTACCAATAATTTCTGCAGCAGCTAAAGAATCAAATTTAATGTATTACACAgttcttcatatttttcgttttttaataaaagcaaaattagataaagaatataaagaTAAAGAATACAGTATactaaatgaaatatttagtGTAGAATCATATTACAATTCAGTTAAACAAAGTCAAAAAGAAGCATTTGAGTCATTTAATACTTTAGCAAATAGAATAATATTAGAATTTCCTCcttctttttatttacatttaaaGCAAACAGAACTAGTAAGTCTAATGCTAATTTTATGGCAATATTCtccttttattaaatattattctcCATCTTCTATTATTCAACAAGCAAATCCAGAAACTACCTTTGGATTAGCTTACTGCCCTTTACTAGCCAAATTACACCACAGTTGTGTGCCTACTTGTAGCTTTTATTATGATGAAAATGGAAATTTAACTATTAGATCTTTATGTAATATACCTGAAGGAGGAAAATTGTGTATAAGTATTTTATCAGATCAATATTTACCTCTTAAAAtcagaaaaaattttagggGAATGCCTAGAGTTTTTGGTTGTGGTTGTATTAGATGTTCGGATCCAACTGAAAACAATTTGCATTTAAGAAGCATGAAATGCCCAAGATGTATTTTAGGATATATATATCCTATTAAAACAGAAGCATTAATTGAAGcgttaaaattatataggtTTGacaaacaaaaagaaaaaaaaaagaacaaaaataTCCCCTTGAAAAATGGTAAAATTTCAAATGAAGAAACAGAttcattaaaagaaataaaaatgaaaaatgaaaaagaaaaagaaataaagaacgataaaaaaaaaaacaaaattagtTCAAAAGAGGATACTTTATCATCTTGCAATACTGCAATCTTTAAtgagaaagaaaaagatatactaaaaaaattagaaaggGAAATCGAAAGATGGTTATGTTCTAATTGTGGAAAACTGTCTTTTTCAGGAAACAAAAGATGCATcaaattagaaaataaagCTTATTTACTTTATAACGAAgcagaaaaaaattatattaatggAAATATAATACTTGCAAGAAAACAACTTTTACTCTTATACAAAGAATTTTGTTACATATTACATCCAAATCATTATATCATATTTAATACTAATGTTTTATTAGCCGGATTACTAAGACATGAACCTAACAAACAGCTGTTTGattctttaatttatttaagaaAAGCAATAGTAGCAGCAGAAGAAGTTTTGCCTGTTTGTTCACtagaaaaaatacatttatatttacatcTAGCTGACTATACTTATTGTTGttctaatttatataaaatatacaataaaGGATCAGGTATTTCACCTACATTTGTCATAGATCCTATGTATACAGCTATTTGGAATTCTTGTGTAATCACAGGTTATAATTCTACACTAACTCTAGTACTAATACAACGCTTAAGAAATTTTGCAGTTTCATTGAATATGTTTACACCTTATAAAGATATTGAATTtcacataaataaaaaagaagaattctgtgatttttattataaagtaACCCAAAGAAGGAACGATTCatttaagaatataaaaaaggtgattgatgaaaattatttttacccTATTTATATGGCTTCTCAGTGTTTTGATTTAGATTtcgaaaaaaataaacactATGTGAGTATTCTCAAAAGTTTTAGAAAAATTCAATATTTCGGAAATGGATTAACTGCATTATGCTTAGCTGCTAGTTGTggtaatataaatttagttAAAgtcttattaaaattaaattattctctcttttttaagaatgaattaaatatgaATGCTCTTTTATATATGGCTAGTTCTTTTTTGCCTGATGAACAAATAAACTATCattcaaattattattacactcttttaaaagaaatagaattGCAAAATATCAATTTTGAAGATTTTGAAAAGGATTATTATAATTcccttaatatttttaagacaaaaaaaacaacattattatcaaaaaatgGAGATAATTATATAGATTCTtataatcaaaaaaattatatagagAAAACCTTTCATTTTGATATAGTATTAGATGAAGAATTTATATACGGTGAAAAAAGTAAAGAATTAGATACTAACCAAGCAACTATTCTAATTATATTCTTAAGGCATTTAGATgaattacaaataaaaaagaaaaaaaaatacaagatGAAAATGgatatgaaaaaaagaaataaattttccaaaaaaaaattaatttttaaagataATAGTTACATTGATAGTACTCGTAATCACCTCATGGGAGCcttaaataaatcaaattcGACAAGAGTGTTATCACaagataatgaaaatgagaaaaataatCATGAAAGCATTAATAAGgatgaaaatttatataaatataaatttaatgacAATTTACATGGCAATTCATTAGATGGTAATTCAAGACACGTCAATTTAGGTGATATCAACttaattaacaaaaatttaattaataatttaagtaGTAAAAATTTGAGTAATAGCAATTTAAgtgatattaatttaaatgatgatAAGAATTACTACGATTCTGATAAAGATACTTATAATAGTAGCTTTGATTCAAGAAATTCAgaagatatattaaataataaaataaataattactaTGCTCAAAAATTATTGACCAAATCAGTTTCACATAAATTATTAGgttttaataattctttgCATTATGCATGTGCAAGAGGAAAAAGAGAATTAGTCaaacaattaataataagTGGATTATCTGTTATGCTATTAAATGATGAAGGTAGTACACCTTTACATATGGCTTCTTTTAATGGGCACAACGAAATAGTTAAaactttaattaaatataatagtgATGTTAATTCTATAACTTCTCATGGTGAGACCCCTTTAATGTTAGCTACATATGGCTTACATTACGACGTAATAAAAACTTTGATTGAAAATAATGcaaaaataattacaaaaaataatcataGTGTTACAATATTACATTGCTTAGTATATGGATTATTAAGAACACACacaatttattataaaaacaaGTCATGTAAAGATGATGTTTCTTCTCTTACGATACAGGGTTTTAGTGAATTAAATTCTTCCAAATATTATACTCAGGGGCCAGCATACTTAAATATAAACTTTCTCACTGAACAAATTCCAATAATAGAACAATTATCCCatgatttttttcttcttccttttaaattattacatagaataaaaaaagcaataattatcttaaaatatttaatgtcTCATTGtcctatatatttatatgaagtGAAAAACTCAAATGGATATAATCcatttgaattattaaaagcAACTTGGAGAAAATTATCTGAAAAAAGAATCGAAATTTTAAGTGTTTCTGATTTAAGAATTTCATCATTTagtgaaaaacaaaaaaatgtaatatttCAAGCATGGTCGCTTATAACTTCTCTAATTAATATGATTTTATCAATTTTACAACCAGATAGATCTGTTTTAACttctatttataaaaaattcatcCATTTAGACGAAAATATCAAACACTCTTCAAAAGAGTTAGAacaaaatgataaaaatgataaaaatgaacaaacagtaaaagaaaaatcaaaTATTTCGAAAAAAGcgtttttattaaaaaagtcACTTGCTAAAATAAAACCACCAATTCCAAAACAAAActaa
- a CDS encoding longevity-assurance (LAG1) protein, putative, with protein sequence MKLDTVFKILLLVVIIFTIQQLWPLKEIKDVLKNESFILLIKRTLKKLQNFNFNHIKDELLTFYNEKYIIPKPSYFIFFGISGCFTFIVKFILNKLSQPIGEKLIPQKKWSQRIRKIKIQRFNIMFFNLFYFSLISAFGFVILRNQTYFPSELGGKGKLSDYFVDYPNQKTSNLIHLYYFLNGGYLLTSVYSTLISERLPDFYENCLQHLCAIILVYFSYSQNFIRVGAIIMLCHDICEIFSSACRVFVDTRYKFITVISFCILFTSWGVLRLYIFAKRCILAIHRNFGIFSSSLKVETRIWLIFLLLVILLMNAYWFVLMAKMFIHFVTSGQTEDILTRVTEIEEKEKKIK encoded by the exons atGAAACTTGATAcagtttttaaaatattattattagtagttataatttttactatTCAACAATTATGGccattaaaagaaataaaggatgtattaaaaaatgaatcatttatattgttaattaaaagaacgttaaaaaaattacaaaattttaattttaatcaTATTAAAGATGAATTGTTAACTTTCTATAATGAAAAGTATATTATACCTAAAccttcttattttattttttttggaatTAGTGGATGTTTCACTTTTAttgtaaaatttattttaaataaattgtcACAACCAATTGGAGAAAAACTAATACCACAAaa aaaATGGAGCCAaagaataagaaaaataaaaatacagagatttaatattatgttttttaatttattttatttttctttaattagtGCATTTGGTTTTGTTATTTTAAGAAATCAGACATATTTTCCTTCAGAATTAGGAGGAAAAGGGAAATTAAGTGATTATTTTGTAg ATTATCCTAATCAAAAAACATcaaatttaattcatttatactattttttaaatggtGGTTACTTACTGACTTCTGTTTATTCTACACTGATTTCAGAAAGACTACCAGATTTTTATGAAAACTGTTTGCAACATTTATGTGCTATTATATtagtatatttttcttatagtcaaaattttataagaGTTGGAGCTATTATTATGTTATGCCATGATATATGtgaaattttttcttcagc ttgtCGTGTTTTTGTTGACACaagatataaatttattactgttatttctttttgtattttatttacaagTTGGGGAGTTTTAAGATTATATATTTTCGCCAAAAGGTGCATTTTGGCTATTCATAGAAATTTTGGAATTTTTAGTTCATCACTTAAAGTAGAAACACGTATTTGgttgatttttttattactagtaattttattaatgaaCGCTTATTGGTTTGTTTTAATGGCAAAAATGTTTATTCATTTTGTTACAAGTGGGCAAACAGAGGATATTTTAACAAGAGTTAcagaaatagaagaaaaagagaaaaaaataaaataa
- the TPT gene encoding triose phosphate transporter, putative translates to MMKENEKNEYGTFPITINEAYSDKLKDKKYKSKDIYSTLYDKVKLVFLLITWYALNVLYNVDNKKALNMIKLPWLISCMQLYVGWIFIFIYWISGYKKVPKIFSYDLFIKNILIQSVCHILVHFGAVMSMSQTSVSFTHVVKACEPVFTAILSILLLKQYMKFNKYISLLVIVGGVVCASVKELHFTWISFWCATISNFGSSMRSIYAKKMMIHKSSIGENLNASNIYSLITIFSAIISLPLVLIFEGKSAYNFLTNYQSTQSNYSFRDIVLKIFLSGMWYYLNNEVAFMCLERINQITHAVANSIKRVVIIVSSIIVFKTQITLLGATGSAVAIFGTFLYSIF, encoded by the coding sequence ATGatgaaagaaaatgaaaagaatGAGTATGGAACTTTTCCTATAACAATAAATGAAGCATATtctgataaattaaaagataagAAATATAAGAGTAAAGATATATATTCTACTCTTTATGATAAAGTCAAattagtatttttattaataacttGGTATGCTTTAAATGTATTATATAATGTTGATAACAAGAAAGCTTTAAATATGATCAAATTACCTTGGCTAATTAGTTGTATGCAATTATATGTAGGATggatatttatatttatttattggATAAGTGGATATAAGAAAGTtcctaaaatattttcatatgatttatttataaaaaatattttaattcaaaGTGTCTGCCACATTTTAGTTCATTTTGGAGCGGTTATGTCCATGTCACAAACAAGTGTTTCATTTACTCATGTAGTAAAAGCATGCGAACCTGTATTCACAGCTATATTAtcaattttacttttaaaacAGTATATGaagtttaataaatatatatcattattagTCATTGTTGGTGGGGTTGTTTGTGCTTCTGTTAAAGAATTACATTTTACATGGATATCATTTTGGTGTGCAACCATTTCAAATTTTGGATCTTCTATGAGATCTATTTATGCTAAGAAAATGATGATTCATAAATCATCAATAggagaaaatttaaatgcatcaaatatttattctttaataACTATTTTTTCTGCCATAATTTCCTTGCCATTAGTTTTAATATTTGAAGGAAAATCGGCATATAATTTCTTAACAAATTATCAAAGTACTCAATCCAACTATTCTTTTCGTGatattgttttaaaaatatttttaagtgGAATGTGGTATTACTTAAATAATGAAGTTGCCTTTATGTGTTTAGAAAGAATTAACCAAATTACTCATGCTGTTGCAAATTCAATCAAAAGAGTGGTTATAATTGTTTCATCtattattgtttttaaaaCTCAAATAACCTTATTAGGTGCTACTGGGTCAGCTGTTGCCATATTTGGCACATTTctatattctattttttaa